The DNA segment CCGCGTCCTGCTTGTTGCGAGCGTTGTGCGACTGTTCGAACATCCCCTTCACGTCCAAGTCCTCCACGGTCACAAGGTCATATTCTCTCGCGTATTGAGCTACCCACCGCTAAACAGTAGTTGCTGAAGTAGCCAAGCAACGATTGTCGTTGCGGTCGTTGTCTCGATATGGTCGAGACAACTGAGGCAACGCAGGTGACTCGTGCGGCTTCATCACTGCTGTTTCCGGAACTAGAATTTGGGATCGGTGCAAACGGAACATATCCGAGCGAGGACTTCCAGCGAGTCCTCGCTCGGATCGCCTTCGATAATGAGTTCGTAAATACTGGTGCGAAAGCCTATCAACTTGCCCGTGGCGACGATATTTCTATTGACGCGACCGCTCGAAATCCCCTCGCACGAGCACTCCTCTATCATTTGCGTGGACTCGACGCGGACGCGGTCGACGATCAGTTCGACCGCGTCCGCGAGGCGATCCTCGAGGAAGCAACTCGCAACCGGATGTTTACCCGGCCGGTCGACGTCACCATCGACGTTCACGACTGGCTCTATTACGGGGACGAAGAGACTCCTCACGTCTGTACAACGAATCCAGCGCAGGGCACCGATCGCGCGTACAAGTTCGCTACCGTCTGTATCGTCGATCCGAGCGTCCGCTTCACGCTTGGATCAGTAGCCTTGGAGGGCAGCGATACCGACGAGTTGGCGGATGCACTCCGCCAACTCGTCTCAGAAGCCCGCGAGTACGTCGAAATCAACCGGCTCTACCTCGATCGTGGTTTCTATCGTGTTCACCTTGCATTAGTGCTCGAAGAACTCGACGTTGAGTTCTTGATGCGTGCGCCGCAAACACGGAAGGTACAGCAGTTCATCGATGACCACGATAGCGACACGTTCATCGCAGAATACGAGATGGCTCGGTCGAACCCGCCGACGGGTCGGACGACAGTCCGGCTAGTCGTCGTTCCGCATCGAACACGAGAAGACGATCACTTCTGTTTGGTCACCAACCGCGATCTCGACGTCGGCACTGACGTCGAGATCGCTCGTCCGCTAGCTGAA comes from the Natronolimnobius sp. AArcel1 genome and includes:
- a CDS encoding transposase — its product is MVETTEATQVTRAASSLLFPELEFGIGANGTYPSEDFQRVLARIAFDNEFVNTGAKAYQLARGDDISIDATARNPLARALLYHLRGLDADAVDDQFDRVREAILEEATRNRMFTRPVDVTIDVHDWLYYGDEETPHVCTTNPAQGTDRAYKFATVCIVDPSVRFTLGSVALEGSDTDELADALRQLVSEAREYVEINRLYLDRGFYRVHLALVLEELDVEFLMRAPQTRKVQQFIDDHDSDTFIAEYEMARSNPPTGRTTVRLVVVPHRTREDDHFCLVTNRDLDVGTDVEIARPLAEAYRRRWGIETSYRKITELLPRTSSPTFSVRLFYFLFAIALYNLWVLTNLLVTPRRAFLGQIPYG